A region of the Ornithinimicrobium ciconiae genome:
CGCCCGACCGCGTGATGCAGCCAGACGGGGCCTCAGGGGTGGTTCAGGACGCCAGCAGCTCGCGCCCTCTCCGCTCGCAGCTCGGCCAGATCACGGCGCACACCCAGACACTCGGTGCACTCGATTGGGTATGCGTCACGGTCGACCAGCCACTGCCGTGCGCCGGTCAGGTGCTCCGAGCACCATGTGATGTAATCCCGTAGGTCGGTCCACCGCTGCTCGTCCCAGGTGGCCCCGCAGGTCGTGCAGCTGGCCACCCACACCCGGTCCGCAGCCCGGTCCGCGAGCCCATCGACCACTACAACCAAGCGAGCCGGCCTTCAGCCGCCACCCCCGGCGCCATCTGCCAGCCAGACGAGCGCCCCAGCATCGTCGGCGTCTCGCTCGGTCGCTACGTGGTGCGAGGCCAGCTGGAGCAGGCCCGCCCTGGCGAGCAAGTTGCCTTCGTGGAGGACGCCGGTATCCATCCCCACCTCACCTTCAGCGGCCCAGGTCAGCACCCAGGCCGTGGGTGGACCGCCGATCATGTCCTCCAGGATGAGGGTGATCTGCTCGTGGGCCTGCTCGAACGTCAAGGACGCCTCTGCATCGGTCATGCCACACCATAGATCGGATCGGATGCCGGCACGCCCCTACAGGCGTTGCGCCTTGACCTGCACACTCACGACGAGGATTCTCCGTCACCGGTTCTTACACGCTGGAGGGCCAGTTGGATCCCCCGGCGGGAGAGTCCGGCCAGTTCCATGGCCTCCACCCAGGTCCCGCCGTTCTGCAGGAACTCGGCCAGCGCGGCATCGTGCCTACTCCGCGCCGCGAGTCGTTGCTCCTCCAGGGCGGCGAGGCGTCGTGTGGCGGCGCGGAGCTCCTTGGCAGAGGCGATCTCATGTGCTGGCACGGCTGCAGTCTATCTAGTGATCTACATGGTAGACTTAATCTACCTAGTAGATCATGCGGTCTTGGGTCCAAGAGGCAAGGAGAGGGGCCATGAGGATCACACCGTTCATTCCGGGGGCGGCCGCCCTGGCAGTCATCGCGGTCGCCGTCCTGGGCGGCTGTGTGCCGGACGAGCCGGACACTCGGGACGTCACTGTCACCACCGACACCACCGCCTGCCGTGAGGGCACCGAGGTCGAGCTGTCGGCCGGTGACGTCATCCGCATCAACGAGGCCATGACCCCAACGGACCACACCCCGTGGATGTGGCCTGGCGTGCTGGTCGTCGACGGCAAGGAAGCCGACACCGTCACCTTCCCCGCGTGGTCACTCGACGCGGACTTCGAGGCCGACCCGGAGGACTACCACATCGCCTGCGAGGAGCTGGACCGATGACCATTGCAGCACTGACCCTGGCCGCGGCCGTCCTGTTCACCGGGGCCGTCGCGGACACCACCGAGCCTGCCCCGGTCGCCACCGGTCAGGCCATCCCCGACGAGCTGGCCGGTGTCCTCATCGAGGGTTCGGCCGTTGACAAGCACACCGGTCTGACCGTCCTCGAAGGGCGGCGTGTCACCTGCCCCGGCGAGCACGACCCCGCACCGACCGAGCTGCAGGAGTTGGTGGTCACCTACAGCATCGTGGCTCAGCCGGCATGGGCAGATCACACGGCGCCCAGCGTGCCGTTCAGCCGGGGCGAGGTGCTGCCCGGGCTGCTCTGCAACGACGTGCAGCGAACGTCCATGTTGTGGAAGGACGAGACCCCGTATACCCGGGTCTCGGCAGTCCTGTCCATCACCGAATCAGACACTCGCGCGCTGGCTGAGGTCACCGGCATCACCGGCACCACGACCACCGCCCCGACCAGTATCGGCGGAACCGAAATCGTCCTGTACTCCGCACCGGGCGACCGAGGCGAGGTCCTGGCCAAGCTCCCGGTCGGGGCGAAGCTTGCAGCAGTCGGCCACCCCGTCCAGGGCATCGGAGACAGCAGCCTGTGGGGGTCTGGGTCGTCCTACGTGCCGGTCGTGACGTCGAACCGCGGACTGGTCGGCTGGCTCGACTCCCGAGCCATCATCACCGCCAACCTGGACCCGGACAGTCTGTGGGGCGAGCTGGAGACAGTCACCCTCACAGCTCAGCGGCCCGTGCCCACCGCCGTGCCCAACCTCAGGATCGACCCGGCCGCAGTCACCCCGCCCTACAACGGTGTCGGCACGCTGTCCGGTGGGGAGATTGAGACGGGCACCGAGGTCGTCGTATCCGTTGACCGTTGGGCCGTCAACAGGCTGGGTTGGGCGGCCCTGGCATCCAGTCCGAGGTTCGGCACGCCGCCGCCCAGCCTGGAGCACATGAAGGACCTCACTCTCATCGTCGAGTGCCCCAGCCGTCCCGGCATCCTCTGCTGGGCACCGGCCTGGGCTTTCGAGGAGAGCGCGGCACAGCAGACCGTCGACGACGAGGCCGAGCGGACCGAGGCGCTGACCACGGAGGACGAGACGGTCCCAACGGTCACCGAGCCGGGCGTGGCGACCGGGCCGGGCCGGGAAGTCTGCAACATGGACGGCGTCTGCTTTGAGACCGCCGAGCAGACCGACGCCGAGCCGGGCGCGACGGCCACAGACAAGCCGCGCATCCGGGACCGGGTCAAGGATTGGTTGGACCCGAAGGTGGACGAACTGGCCGAAACTTCCGACCGGTTCGCCGAGGCCGCACCGGGCAAGGGCGAAGAGTTGGCAGACCGACTCGAAGGCAGACTGAGTGACTCACCGGTCGGCAAGTTCGCCCGGGCCGTGGCATGGGGTATCACCCTGGTTCTGCTGGTGCCTGGGGTGGCCCTGCTGTGGAAATCTCACGGCCGGGCACGGGCACGGCTGAACGGGCCGACAACGACCGGTCGGGTGCTCGGTGCGGCCAGCCGGTTGACCCCGCTCGAACTGCTCGGGCTGGTGCCGGGACTGCCGGTCGGAACAGTGCTGGTGGCGGCCGCTGCGAGCGTCACGCCGGGAGGCTGGCGCTGGGCTGTGGCGGTGGCCGGCGGGCTGCTCGCGGCCTACGTGGCCGGGGTGTCAGCAGCAGCGGCCAAGGGGTTTGAAGTCTCTCTGCTGAGGCCGTTGCGTGAGCACGTCGCTGTCGGACTGGTCAGCGGTACGGCCATCGCCCTGCTGGTCGGGTTCACGACCACCTGGCCTGCCGCGTACGTGGTCGGGGTCGCCGTCACCACCGGAGTGGCCTGCTGGATGGCTGCCCGGAACGGTGCCGCCACGGTCCAGCACACGGAACTCGACAGGGACCAGGAGGTGACCAGTCATGACCAGCAGCTCAACGCTGACGGACACGATGACGGGGTCTGACCAGGACAGCACATTTTCGTCCCCCACATCATCCCCACCTGACTTCGTCAGTGGGTTGATGGGAGACGGAAACGTTGACATGTCGACCACGCTCCGTGCACGTCACGGGATGCGGGCAGACGCGTACGTCCTGGCCGGTCTGGTCCGGGGTCTGTCCATGGGTCTCGACGCGTTCACGATCCGTAAACAACTCGTCCGTCACGGGAACCGAGACGTGCACAACCTGCTGTCGAACCGGGCCACCATGCAAGCCCTCACCGACAAGGCCCGCCTGCACATCACACGCTCCCAAGCGGGGGTGAGCGACCGGGTCAGAGCGGCGCGTGCCCTGGTCGGGGTGGTCCTCGGGCCGGGTCGGTTGGGCGTGACGGACCGGGCTGTCCTAGCGCACCTGGCGCTGGCTTCGATGACGTCTGGCTGGGCGACGATCCAGACGTCTCGGGACACCGTGGCCTACGAGCTGGGCCTGCCTGTTCCGACGGTGCGGGACTCGCTGCGGAGGCTGGTCGAGCGGGGCTATGTCCGGGTGCACGCGCAGCGACAGGGTCACGCTCACGTCTACAAACTGGGACTGCTCAGGAGTGCAGGCGACCGGGCGACAGCACTGCTTCTGGACGAGGTCGTGACGGCCCTGGTTGACGGTGACGACAGCAACCGGGTCGCCAAGATCCTGCGGTCGGTGGACAGTCCCCGGTGGGGCTACTCGGCGGTTCAGGGCCACGCCAGCTGGCTATACCTGGCGACGGATGCAGCCGGGCAGGAATGGCCGCTCGGACCGCGGTCGAAGCGCCGGGCGACCGAGTCTGTGGGCGCCCCGGTGGCATCCGTCATCAACGACGCCATCAACCGGAAAGCGGCGGCTCGGGAGGAACTGGCCAACAGGCAGCAGGGCCGTATGGAAGGGGTCGAGCAGGCCCGTCTCAATAGGACCGAGGCCCTCGCCACGGTCGACTGGCTGGTGGACCGGACCGGCAACCCGAAGCTGCTCATTGAACCCGGTGAGCGGATGCAGTGGGTGAGGGCGGCGAGGGCACAGCTCGGGTCCGGCGGCGGCTGGGACCGTGGGCAGGTCAGGGCAACCCTGGCCCGCCGGCTGGCCATGTGCGGCTGGCCGGAGAAGGCAGCACGTTCAGCAGCTCAGGCAGTGACGAAGGAGCAGTAATGAGGGTCAGGGGAGTGGGACGACGGACCCGTGGAATGGCGGTCCGGCTGGCTATCGCAGCGGTCGTTGTGGCTCGACTGGCGTGGGCTGGTTGGGGTGTCCTGGCGCAGGCGCTGGACCCGGTCGCGGAGCTGGGGCGAGCCCGGCTGGTGGCTGGCATCCTGACCGGTCTGTGGCTGGCTGCGACGGTGGTTTCCTGGCGCCGCACGCTCGAGACACTGGCGCACGAAGCACACCACCATGGGAGTGCCGCCGGGACACGCGCGATGAGCCAGATTCTGAGGGTCGGGACCGTCGGCCAGTACGCCGCCGTGACGGCAACGAAGCTGGCGGCACGGGTCCTGGCGGGTCTGTCCCCGGTCGTCGCCGTCGGTCTGGCATCGCTGGTCTGGGCGTGGGTCGGGCTGGCTGGTTTCGGGCTGGCCGGGTGGGTGGCAGCGGCTGTCGTGTCGGCCGTCGCGGGCTGGACCCTGGCGCGGACTGTCGCGTCCTGGCAGGGGGTGGCCCTACGGTCGCTCACCGGGGCCGGGGTGCTGGCCGGCCTGGCCGGTGGGCTGGCTGTCGCGGTCGTGCCGCTGCTGGTCGGTGTGCCGATGAACGACCACGCCTGGGTGGGGACGAGCCTGGCCGGTGCGGTCCTGGTTGCCGGTCTGGTGAGCGGTCACGGACAGGGAGTGGTGCAGCGCCGGAAGCGTGCCGTAGCCGGTGAGCTGGCTGCTGTCCTCGGTGTCGCACAGAGCACTCTTGAGGACCCGGCTAAGGCACGGTGGAGCGTCAGCAAGGCTGGCACCGTTAATGTCCATCCTCCGCTGCCAGCCGACGTGGTGAAGAACCTGCCGGGTCTGGCCGAGCGGGTCGTGCTCCACCTCCCCAGCCATGAGGTGGAGTACGCCGACCCGCACGACGGCGTGGTCCTGGTGCAGGTTCGTGAGGAGACCGCGCAGACCCGGGCACTGCTCGCTCAGACAGGCGGGCTGCTGACCTCACTGGCCGAGCACGACACCCCCACCCCGACCGTCACGATCACCGCCGAAGACCTGGAGACCAGTCATGTCTGAGCTGACAATTCCACTGCCTGAGGCCTACCACCCGCGTGAGCACAGGGACCGGGTCGCAGGACTCATCGCCTGTCGCGCACCCGGCTACGTGACCACCCGGGTGGACGCCGAGTCACGGACGGCGTGGGCGTCACCGACCCTGCCGGGGAAAGTCGACGGCACCCTGTCTGAGAACTGTCGGGTGCAGGACCTGGACACCCTGGCGGTGCGTGTTGCTGACCAGGGCCTGGTGCTGTCGGGCGCCGACGTGCCAGCGCGGTCGGTCACTCTCGCACGGCTCACCCCGGCGCAGCAGACAATCCGGTCACGCATCGCTACGCGCCTGCGCTGCCAGCCGTGGGAGGTTGAGCTGGCGATCGGCGCGCGCGGCACTGGCGAGGTCACCGATGTGGTCGTGACGCGCTGGCCGGATGCTGGTATGCCTGCCGCGAAAGCCCAGGAGCTCTGGCTGGAGGTCGCCCGGCAGGTGGTGGGCCACCCCGGCTGGACCCGGCGGATCGTTGGTCAGCGGGTCGAGATGCACTCCGAGCCGCGGCCGACGTGGCCCAATATCCCAGTCCCGTGGGATGAGATCAGGGCCGCACCGTGGCACCGGCTGTTCCTGGGCCATGATGAGAAGCAGCGTCCGGTGTGGGGCGACCTCACAGCGACGCCGCAGGCCATGGTGACCGGGCGGACTGGCAGCGGCAAGAGCGTGATGCTGGAGCTGATGCTGTGCGGGATGCTGCTGCGCGGTTGGGACCTGCGGGTGTGCGAACCAGTGAAGTCAGGCTTGGACTTCCGTCACCTGAGGCCGTTCTGCTCCCGCTGGGCCACCACCCGTGTCGAGGTCGCCGAGGTGATGACCGAGCTGGCAGCCGAGATTGACCGGCGCCTGGCGGTCATGCTTGAGCACGGCGCGCCCCGCTGGGATGAGCTGCCCGAAGCGGTTCGCGAGACTGAGGGAATCCACCCGATCTGTGTTGTGCACGACGAACTGGAATCGGCCGCCCAGGAGATCCAGACAGCGGGGTTGCGCGGCGCCGAGCTGATGCGGGCACAGACAGACGCTGAGGCCGTCATGACTACCCGCGCCCTCTACTCCCGGCTGCTGCGGGAGGCCCGGTATGTCGGTATCCACCTGGTCCTGAGCACCCAGCGCTGGACGAATGAAGCTCTGGGCTCGGCGGCGTCGGGCTGGCGGGCCAACGCCGGTCTGCGGATCGCGATGGGCCGGATGAACTTGACCACCTTGTCCACCTCG
Encoded here:
- a CDS encoding FtsK/SpoIIIE domain-containing protein, which encodes MSELTIPLPEAYHPREHRDRVAGLIACRAPGYVTTRVDAESRTAWASPTLPGKVDGTLSENCRVQDLDTLAVRVADQGLVLSGADVPARSVTLARLTPAQQTIRSRIATRLRCQPWEVELAIGARGTGEVTDVVVTRWPDAGMPAAKAQELWLEVARQVVGHPGWTRRIVGQRVEMHSEPRPTWPNIPVPWDEIRAAPWHRLFLGHDEKQRPVWGDLTATPQAMVTGRTGSGKSVMLELMLCGMLLRGWDLRVCEPVKSGLDFRHLRPFCSRWATTRVEVAEVMTELAAEIDRRLAVMLEHGAPRWDELPEAVRETEGIHPICVVHDELESAAQEIQTAGLRGAELMRAQTDAEAVMTTRALYSRLLREARYVGIHLVLSTQRWTNEALGSAASGWRANAGLRIAMGRMNLTTLSTSILEVDACQVAYERAFGALGSDGDEPDDDPVPIKGRGIVELDYADPVSFQTPWPGTHAEQAAMLRSHGVPEREQMTLVPQFGPPPGFGQDAVKDLGTLDDLDLDLADLEG
- a CDS encoding TrmB family transcriptional regulator; this encodes MRADAYVLAGLVRGLSMGLDAFTIRKQLVRHGNRDVHNLLSNRATMQALTDKARLHITRSQAGVSDRVRAARALVGVVLGPGRLGVTDRAVLAHLALASMTSGWATIQTSRDTVAYELGLPVPTVRDSLRRLVERGYVRVHAQRQGHAHVYKLGLLRSAGDRATALLLDEVVTALVDGDDSNRVAKILRSVDSPRWGYSAVQGHASWLYLATDAAGQEWPLGPRSKRRATESVGAPVASVINDAINRKAAAREELANRQQGRMEGVEQARLNRTEALATVDWLVDRTGNPKLLIEPGERMQWVRAARAQLGSGGGWDRGQVRATLARRLAMCGWPEKAARSAAQAVTKEQ